CGACACGCTCGGACGGGCCCACCAGGATCAGTTCTTTCAGGTCGCCCAGGCGCAGAATGTCGCCGAGTTCTTGGACCATCCCGTTGTAAAAGCGTTGCTGCTCGGCGGCCTCACGGTTCTGGAAGAGGTCGGCGCTGCTGTCGCTGCGGGGACCACTGCCCTGCGCGCCGCCACTCGCCCCCGGCGTGCCCGGGACGTGGCGGGTGCCCTGCGCCATGGCGTCCCAGCTCTTGCCGTTGTCGATCCGGACATTCTCCTCCCGGGTGATCTCGGTCAGCTCGCCCTGCCGCAGCAGAAAGAGCCTTGCCCACTCACGGTCTACCGCCAGGATGGCGACGGTGGGCAGCAGGTCCAGCATACTGGCGAGCATGGACTTGAGCGGGCGGCCATAGTGAAACCGGTCGGGCAGGTCCGCCTGGATGTCGTAGCGTTCGAACATATCCTCGCCCACCAGATAAAAAGAACTCCTGCCGGTATGTCGCTGCGCCTCGGGCAGGTCGGCCAGCACCTGATTCATCACGGTGGGGGGAACGCCCGCATCCAGCATTCCGGCCTTCGCGCGGGTGAGGAGGGCCGGTCCCTCATTGTCAGGCACGGCGGGATTGACGTCGATGACGGCCATCAGGACCATCGCGTTGTCGGGGAGACTCTCGATGCGCTGGATATCGGCTCGGGTGA
The window above is part of the Deinococcus metallilatus genome. Proteins encoded here:
- a CDS encoding VLRF1 family aeRF1-type release factor encodes the protein MITRADIQRIESLPDNAMVLMAVIDVNPAVPDNEGPALLTRAKAGMLDAGVPPTVMNQVLADLPEAQRHTGRSSFYLVGEDMFERYDIQADLPDRFHYGRPLKSMLASMLDLLPTVAILAVDREWARLFLLRQGELTEITREENVRIDNGKSWDAMAQGTRHVPGTPGASGGAQGSGPRSDSSADLFQNREAAEQQRFYNGMVQELGDILRLGDLKELILVGPSERVAAFRAEIPDKAPYEVIGETNVVGGTGWVNPQEILDKIQPILDEHRRKSEEQVLERIQEHGVMELERVLEMMQEGRIYQLVIPENGADFHIYRSHNREVPYFTGKKDVTESPLDGSLMERVTLAEVLPDLIDLYGLQVVRLHGDQANKLVQEYGGVAGLPRW